The Dehalococcoidales bacterium genome has a segment encoding these proteins:
- a CDS encoding sigma factor, producing the protein MGEQEYSEEKLVKRCQKGDEVAFRILVEKYKNLLLGTAYLILKNRQSAEEVVQETVLKMWKKLPSLRDRGSLKPWLMRILVNEANRQFRKKSIPLNAVKDLRGRETKVIRHLQKQKRGIALPYKG; encoded by the coding sequence ATGGGCGAACAGGAATATTCCGAAGAGAAACTGGTAAAGCGCTGTCAAAAGGGTGACGAAGTCGCTTTCCGTATTCTTGTAGAGAAGTATAAGAACTTGCTGCTCGGTACTGCCTATCTGATACTTAAAAACAGGCAATCTGCCGAGGAAGTCGTACAGGAAACCGTTCTCAAAATGTGGAAAAAGCTGCCATCTTTGCGTGACCGTGGCAGTCTGAAACCCTGGCTGATGCGAATCTTGGTAAATGAAGCAAACCGGCAGTTCAGAAAGAAAAGTATCCCACTGAACGCAGTGAAGGATCTAAGAGGACGGGAAACGAAGGTTATTAGGCATCTTCAGAAACAAAAAAGAGGCATCGCTCTACCGTATAAAGGGTAA
- the ccsB gene encoding c-type cytochrome biogenesis protein CcsB produces the protein MDSIETIALALAIAGVLLSIVFYIIAFTKGRKGAEYKSSFFTRSPFDLAGNITVITTILLITVAIVGRAIETGHGPFSNMYEFALAFSWGIILAGFIFHLKYKTGSILNISLIIALLLLIFARVQYIPPNNLMPALQQSTLLSIHVASAVVAYGTLTIGFVTAVLHLIQHKRNVSWLPDLEVLDNITYKSVIIGFPFLTLVIVLGALWADIAWGRYWGWDPKETASLVTWLIYAAYIHTRLLKGWKGVRASVLLIIGFVAIVFTFFGNYIFSGLHSY, from the coding sequence ATGGATAGTATTGAAACGATTGCATTGGCATTAGCTATAGCAGGCGTACTGTTGTCGATTGTTTTTTACATTATTGCTTTTACCAAAGGACGTAAAGGCGCGGAATATAAGAGCTCCTTTTTTACCCGCTCCCCGTTCGATTTGGCGGGAAACATAACTGTAATTACAACAATTTTATTAATTACAGTCGCTATTGTTGGCAGGGCTATCGAAACCGGACACGGCCCGTTCTCCAATATGTACGAATTTGCATTGGCCTTTTCCTGGGGCATAATCCTCGCCGGATTCATTTTTCATTTAAAATATAAGACCGGCTCAATTCTAAATATCAGTTTAATAATTGCGCTGCTGTTACTTATTTTTGCCAGAGTACAATACATTCCGCCCAATAACCTTATGCCCGCCCTTCAGCAGAGTACTTTACTATCGATTCACGTTGCATCGGCGGTAGTTGCTTACGGAACCCTTACAATCGGATTCGTTACGGCTGTATTACACCTAATCCAACATAAACGCAATGTATCGTGGCTCCCCGACTTGGAAGTGTTGGATAACATTACTTATAAATCCGTAATTATCGGCTTCCCCTTTTTAACGTTGGTAATTGTACTGGGAGCGTTATGGGCTGATATCGCTTGGGGGAGATATTGGGGATGGGATCCTAAAGAAACCGCCAGTTTGGTTACTTGGCTCATTTATGCGGCTTACATACATACAAGATTATTAAAAGGCTGGAAGGGCGTCCGTGCCAGTGTGCTTCTTATAATCGGATTTGTGGCAATCGTGTTTACCTTCTTCGGTAATTACATTTTTAGCGGATTGCACAGCTATTAA